A stretch of Klebsiella sp. RIT-PI-d DNA encodes these proteins:
- the apaG gene encoding Co2+/Mg2+ efflux protein ApaG: MINSPRVCVQVQSVYIEAQSSVEDERYVFSYTVIIRNLGRHPVQLLGRYWLITNANGRETEVQGEGVVGVQPHIAPGSEYQYTSGAVLETPLGTMQGHYDMIDENGNAFTIDIPVFRLAVPTLIH, from the coding sequence ATGATTAATTCGCCCCGAGTTTGCGTACAGGTCCAGAGCGTCTACATTGAGGCGCAGTCCTCTGTCGAAGATGAGCGCTACGTTTTTTCCTATACGGTGATTATTCGTAATCTGGGGCGACATCCGGTTCAGCTTTTAGGCCGTTACTGGTTAATTACCAATGCCAACGGTCGTGAAACTGAAGTACAGGGCGAAGGTGTGGTCGGCGTTCAGCCTCACATCGCGCCCGGAAGTGAATATCAATATACCAGCGGTGCCGTACTCGAAACGCCTCTCGGCACAATGCAGGGCCACTACGATATGATCGATGAAAATGGTAATGCGTTCACCATCGATATTCCCGTTTTCCGACTCGCTGTCCCTACTCTGATCCATTAA
- the folA gene encoding type 3 dihydrofolate reductase: MISLIAALAVDRVIGMENAMPWNLPADLAWFKRTTLNKPVVMGRLTWESIGRPLPGRKNIVISSQPGTDDRVQWVKSVDEAIAACGDAEEIMVIGGGRVYEQFLPKAHKLYLTHIDAEVEGDTHFPDYEPDEWESVFSEFHDADEQNSHSYCFEVLERR; encoded by the coding sequence ATGATCAGTTTGATTGCGGCGTTAGCGGTAGATCGCGTCATCGGCATGGAAAATGCTATGCCGTGGAATCTGCCCGCAGATCTCGCCTGGTTTAAACGCACTACGCTGAACAAGCCAGTGGTGATGGGTCGCCTGACCTGGGAATCTATCGGTCGCCCGCTGCCAGGGCGTAAAAATATCGTTATCAGCAGCCAGCCAGGCACCGACGATCGCGTGCAGTGGGTGAAATCTGTTGATGAAGCGATTGCTGCCTGCGGCGATGCCGAAGAAATTATGGTGATAGGCGGCGGGCGCGTTTACGAACAGTTCCTGCCTAAAGCACATAAGCTTTATTTGACGCATATTGATGCTGAAGTAGAAGGTGACACCCATTTCCCGGACTACGAGCCGGATGAATGGGAATCCGTTTTTAGCGAGTTTCATGATGCAGATGAGCAGAACTCACACAGCTACTGTTTTGAAGTGCTGGAACGTCGTTAA
- the carA gene encoding glutamine-hydrolyzing carbamoyl-phosphate synthase small subunit, which produces MIKSALLVLEDGTQFYGRAIGATGSAVGEVVFNTSMTGYQEILTDPSYSRQIVTLTYPHIGNVGTNQADEESSRVHAQGLIIRDLPLIASNYRSTEDLSSYLKRHNIVAIADIDTRKLTRLLREKGAQNGCIITGDNLDAQLALEKAKAFPGLNGMDLAKEVTTAETYSWTQGSWTLAGELPEATPEQELSFHVVAYDYGAKRNILRMLVDRGCRLTIVPAQTPAEEVLKMGPDGIFLSNGPGDPAPCDYAISAIKTFLETDIPVFGICLGHQLLALASGAKTVKMKFGHHGGNHPVKDIDNNTVMITAQNHGFAVDEASMPANLRVTHTSLFDGTLQGIHRTDKPAFSFQGHPEASPGPHDAAPLFDHFIALIEQYRSVAK; this is translated from the coding sequence TTGATTAAGTCAGCGCTATTGGTTCTGGAAGACGGAACCCAGTTTTACGGTCGGGCCATCGGGGCAACAGGTTCGGCGGTTGGGGAAGTCGTTTTCAATACTTCAATGACCGGTTATCAAGAAATCCTCACTGATCCTTCCTACTCCCGCCAAATCGTCACTCTTACTTATCCCCATATCGGCAATGTCGGCACCAATCAGGCCGATGAAGAATCTTCCCGGGTACATGCTCAGGGGCTAATTATTCGGGATCTCCCGCTGATTGCCAGCAACTACCGCAGTACCGAAGACCTCTCTTCTTACCTCAAGCGTCACAACATCGTTGCCATTGCCGATATCGATACCCGCAAACTCACTCGCCTGCTGCGTGAAAAAGGTGCACAGAACGGTTGTATCATTACCGGTGATAATCTGGATGCGCAACTGGCGCTGGAGAAGGCGAAAGCGTTCCCGGGATTGAACGGGATGGATTTAGCAAAAGAAGTGACCACGGCTGAAACCTACAGCTGGACGCAGGGAAGCTGGACCCTGGCAGGTGAACTGCCAGAGGCTACACCAGAACAGGAACTGTCCTTCCACGTTGTGGCTTATGACTATGGTGCCAAGCGCAATATTTTGCGTATGCTGGTCGACCGCGGCTGCCGCCTGACCATTGTACCAGCCCAAACGCCGGCTGAAGAGGTGTTGAAAATGGGTCCTGACGGCATTTTCCTCTCTAACGGTCCGGGCGATCCGGCACCGTGCGATTACGCTATCAGTGCGATCAAAACCTTCCTTGAGACGGATATTCCTGTTTTTGGTATCTGCCTGGGGCATCAGCTGTTGGCTCTGGCCAGCGGGGCGAAAACCGTGAAAATGAAATTTGGTCATCATGGCGGCAACCATCCGGTTAAAGATATAGACAATAATACCGTGATGATCACTGCGCAAAACCACGGCTTTGCGGTCGATGAAGCGTCAATGCCTGCCAACCTGCGCGTAACCCATACCTCGCTGTTTGATGGCACATTACAGGGAATTCACCGTACGGATAAACCGGCATTCAGCTTCCAGGGGCACCCGGAAGCCAGCCCAGGTCCGCATGATGCCGCACCGCTGTTTGACCACTTTATCGCCTTAATTGAGCAATACCGTTCTGTCGCCAAATAA
- a CDS encoding autotransporter outer membrane beta-barrel domain-containing protein: protein MSNKKFELNRITKTLSCFFPAFLIFTPIISSAATIDKSTSLPQTFATDKSYTINKDVTISSPDTIPAVTVSGHATEMVTNDGNISGSGNGLAIDTEAQSITINNEEGATITSASGNAVNIESMLGQFNNSGKISGAEHGIFVSENTSALTLTNAVSGIIEGKTGISVGAGIGIHNEGIISGSGGDGILLTGGNSKITNTGTINGTTNGIEITASAKADIANSGLLGGGDTAILFASSKNNTLTLDTGSVLNGDVVSTLSTGNTVRLLGTGTEDSNFIGLNDDDGFASMIMDGDNWTLTGDIDIIGSGNSLQINSGELTLSGAVTNSEGTTWVAENASLQLGDGQSTASLSGELTNNGTVIFNQGVDSRFATGITGSGSVEKKDANRLTLTGNNSYTGNTTLYSGTTLVAEGATLGVSGSSASITIENGAQFASAGEVNNNINVLRGGTLAAWNAISGNITSTATGADTINGNVSNSGTLLLAAQDNSVGNDFTIIGDYTGSEGSTIVMNSELGDDNAPTDHLTITGSSFGQSGVSITNIGGMGAQTVNGMEVVSVGGNSDATLSLTRPVVVGAWEYSLNQHNDGNWYLESIVNPDDQDGNDDSGGNNDSGGNDDSGGNDGSGGNDDSGGNTDNGGDNVPEVMAPEVGAYLGNYLAAQSMFLQKRDDRDQLTFRNKEDLNTWMYVKGHYHENDAGGDKVNYDTTATVLQIGSDFLSKPMDTGVLHAGAMFGAGQAKTHSSAKNNKRDAEGKVDGFNAGLYATWQEDENLRLGSYIDTWASYSWYNNKVTSDRNDEDYDSEGFAVSMEVGHAWIVASENERTWKIEPQAQLIYSYLDQDDHTDKDGVRISTKDNDSILGRLGVKSSYFQQKDVKAWQPYVAVNWLKGAGQNDVTFNDESVSNDTPDDRGQLELGVTGNLSESTTISLRASGEWGENSYAAYGGHVLLNHRW, encoded by the coding sequence ATGAGCAATAAGAAATTTGAATTAAATAGAATTACAAAAACCCTCAGTTGTTTTTTTCCTGCCTTTTTAATATTCACACCAATAATTAGTTCAGCGGCAACTATTGATAAGTCGACATCCCTCCCGCAAACCTTCGCCACGGATAAAAGCTACACGATTAACAAAGACGTCACAATTTCCTCCCCTGATACTATCCCGGCCGTTACTGTCTCAGGCCATGCAACGGAAATGGTGACTAATGATGGAAATATTTCCGGTAGCGGTAACGGATTAGCAATCGATACCGAAGCGCAAAGCATCACCATTAATAATGAAGAAGGCGCAACTATTACCTCTGCGTCGGGCAATGCCGTCAATATTGAGTCTATGCTCGGCCAATTTAATAATAGTGGTAAAATTTCCGGCGCTGAACATGGAATATTTGTGAGTGAAAATACATCCGCACTGACGCTGACTAACGCCGTAAGCGGGATCATCGAAGGTAAAACTGGTATCAGCGTAGGTGCCGGGATCGGTATTCATAATGAAGGCATTATTTCCGGTTCCGGGGGAGATGGGATCCTTCTGACCGGCGGTAATTCTAAAATCACTAATACCGGAACGATTAACGGTACAACCAATGGTATTGAAATTACCGCCAGTGCTAAAGCTGACATTGCCAACTCAGGGTTGTTAGGTGGCGGTGATACGGCAATTTTATTCGCCAGCAGCAAAAATAATACGTTGACCCTTGATACCGGCTCAGTACTCAATGGTGATGTAGTTTCAACCTTATCGACAGGCAATACCGTCAGGCTGCTTGGAACGGGTACTGAGGACAGCAATTTTATTGGCCTGAATGATGACGATGGTTTCGCATCAATGATAATGGATGGCGACAACTGGACCCTGACGGGTGACATAGACATTATTGGGTCCGGAAACTCTCTGCAGATAAATAGCGGCGAGCTTACGCTGTCAGGGGCGGTCACCAATAGCGAGGGGACAACATGGGTTGCTGAGAATGCCTCGCTGCAATTGGGCGATGGGCAAAGTACAGCAAGCCTTAGCGGAGAGTTGACCAATAATGGCACCGTCATCTTCAATCAGGGCGTTGATTCACGTTTCGCAACCGGTATCACTGGCAGCGGAAGCGTCGAAAAAAAAGATGCCAACAGGCTGACGCTGACGGGAAATAATAGCTATACAGGTAATACCACGCTATACAGCGGCACTACGCTGGTTGCTGAAGGCGCAACGCTTGGCGTCAGCGGCAGCAGTGCAAGCATCACTATTGAGAACGGCGCGCAGTTTGCGTCCGCAGGCGAGGTTAATAACAATATTAACGTTCTCAGGGGCGGCACACTGGCAGCGTGGAATGCCATCAGTGGGAACATAACATCTACGGCAACAGGCGCTGATACCATCAATGGTAATGTAAGCAACAGCGGTACTCTGCTTCTTGCAGCTCAGGACAATAGTGTGGGTAATGACTTCACGATTATCGGCGATTACACCGGGTCTGAAGGTAGCACAATCGTGATGAACAGTGAGCTGGGTGACGACAACGCGCCGACGGATCACTTAACGATTACCGGCAGCAGTTTCGGCCAGTCAGGGGTAAGCATTACTAATATCGGCGGAATGGGCGCACAAACCGTCAACGGTATGGAAGTGGTTAGCGTAGGGGGGAACTCTGACGCCACGCTGTCATTGACGCGTCCCGTTGTTGTTGGCGCATGGGAATACAGCCTTAATCAACATAACGACGGTAACTGGTATCTGGAATCGATTGTAAATCCTGATGACCAGGATGGCAATGACGATAGCGGTGGTAATAATGACAGCGGTGGCAATGACGACAGCGGTGGCAATGACGGCAGCGGTGGTAATGACGACAGCGGTGGTAATACCGACAACGGTGGCGACAATGTCCCTGAAGTTATGGCCCCGGAAGTAGGAGCCTATTTAGGTAACTATCTGGCTGCTCAGAGTATGTTCCTGCAAAAGCGTGACGATCGCGATCAGCTTACCTTCCGTAACAAAGAGGATTTGAATACCTGGATGTACGTCAAAGGTCACTATCATGAAAATGATGCAGGCGGCGATAAAGTTAACTATGACACTACCGCAACCGTCCTGCAGATCGGCAGCGATTTCCTCAGCAAGCCAATGGATACCGGCGTTTTACACGCTGGCGCGATGTTTGGTGCTGGTCAGGCAAAAACCCATTCCAGCGCTAAAAATAATAAGCGTGATGCTGAAGGTAAAGTGGATGGTTTTAACGCCGGTCTGTATGCCACCTGGCAGGAGGATGAGAATCTGCGGCTGGGCAGCTACATAGATACCTGGGCCTCTTATAGCTGGTATAACAATAAAGTAACCAGCGATCGTAACGATGAAGATTACGACAGTGAGGGCTTTGCTGTGTCTATGGAAGTTGGCCACGCATGGATTGTAGCATCCGAAAATGAACGGACCTGGAAAATTGAACCGCAGGCACAGCTCATTTATAGCTATCTGGACCAGGACGATCATACGGATAAAGATGGCGTGCGCATCTCGACCAAAGACAATGACAGCATACTCGGTCGTCTCGGAGTGAAATCCAGCTACTTCCAGCAGAAAGATGTTAAAGCGTGGCAACCGTATGTTGCAGTAAACTGGCTGAAAGGCGCAGGTCAGAACGACGTCACATTTAACGATGAGAGCGTCAGCAATGATACTCCCGACGACCGCGGTCAGCTAGAACTGGGCGTTACCGGAAATCTGAGTGAAAGCACCACCATTTCACTGCGCGCAAGCGGTGAATGGGGGGAAAATAGCTACGCGGCCTATGGTGGCCATGTTCTGCTGAACCACCGCTGGTAA
- the apaH gene encoding bis(5'-nucleosyl)-tetraphosphatase (symmetrical) ApaH, whose protein sequence is MSTYLIGDVHGCYDELIALLKQVNFTPEQDTLWLTGDLVARGPGSLDVLRFVKSLGDSVRMVLGNHDLHLLAVFAGISRNKPKDRISPLLDAPDADELINWLRRQPLLQVDEEKKLVMAHAGITPQWDLPTAIACARDVEAVLASDSYPFFLDAMYGDMPNNWSPELSGVARLRFITNAFTRMRYCFPNGQLDMYAKEAPENAPAPLKPWFAIPGPVSEAYSIVFGHWASLEGKGTPEGVYALDTGCCWGGDMTCMRWEDKQYFVQPSNRQMDPDAGEAVAS, encoded by the coding sequence ATGTCGACATATCTGATTGGCGATGTTCATGGTTGCTACGATGAACTGATCGCGTTGTTAAAGCAGGTAAACTTTACCCCTGAGCAAGACACTCTCTGGTTAACGGGCGATTTGGTTGCCCGGGGTCCCGGCTCGCTGGACGTCCTGCGTTTCGTCAAGTCGCTTGGTGATAGCGTACGCATGGTACTCGGCAACCACGATTTACATCTTCTGGCCGTTTTTGCAGGCATTAGCCGTAACAAACCTAAAGACCGTATTTCGCCGCTGCTTGACGCACCGGATGCCGATGAACTGATTAACTGGCTACGCCGCCAGCCGCTGCTTCAGGTCGATGAAGAGAAAAAGCTGGTGATGGCGCACGCGGGTATTACCCCTCAGTGGGATCTGCCGACCGCTATTGCCTGCGCGCGCGATGTCGAAGCCGTACTGGCCAGCGACTCCTATCCTTTCTTCCTTGATGCCATGTATGGTGACATGCCAAACAACTGGTCTCCTGAACTGTCAGGCGTAGCCCGGCTGCGCTTTATCACCAATGCGTTTACCCGTATGCGGTATTGCTTTCCGAACGGCCAGCTGGATATGTACGCCAAAGAAGCGCCGGAAAATGCACCTGCACCACTCAAACCCTGGTTTGCCATTCCGGGACCGGTGAGTGAAGCGTACAGCATTGTGTTTGGCCACTGGGCATCGCTGGAAGGAAAAGGCACGCCGGAAGGCGTCTACGCGCTGGATACCGGCTGTTGCTGGGGCGGCGATATGACCTGCATGCGCTGGGAAGATAAGCAGTACTTTGTTCAGCCGTCAAACCGGCAGATGGATCCTGACGCAGGTGAGGCGGTAGCCTCATAA
- the dapB gene encoding 4-hydroxy-tetrahydrodipicolinate reductase — MHDGQIRVAIAGAGGRMGRQLIEATMAMEGVQLGAALEREGSSLLGSDAGELAGAGKAGVAVQSSLETVKDDFDILIDFTRPEGTLAHMAFCRKHGKGMVIGTTGFDEVGKQAIRDAAQDIGIVFAANFSVGVNVMLKLLEKAAKVMGDYTDIEITEAHHRHKVDAPSGTALAMGEVIAQALDKNLADCAVYSREGHTGERIPGSIGFATVRAGDIIGEHTAMFADIGERIEITHKASSRMTFANGAIKSALWLKSRERGLFDMKDVLGLNNL; from the coding sequence ATGCATGATGGACAGATCCGCGTGGCCATTGCGGGTGCCGGTGGCCGCATGGGACGGCAGTTAATCGAAGCCACAATGGCGATGGAAGGGGTGCAACTTGGCGCAGCGCTGGAGCGTGAAGGGTCCTCCTTGCTGGGGAGTGACGCCGGGGAGTTAGCGGGAGCCGGGAAAGCAGGCGTAGCAGTGCAAAGTAGCCTTGAAACTGTTAAAGACGATTTCGATATCCTGATCGATTTCACCCGCCCGGAAGGAACACTGGCGCATATGGCATTTTGTCGTAAGCACGGTAAAGGGATGGTGATTGGCACGACCGGTTTTGATGAGGTGGGTAAACAGGCAATCCGGGATGCGGCGCAGGATATTGGCATTGTGTTTGCTGCCAACTTCAGCGTCGGGGTTAATGTTATGCTAAAGCTGCTTGAGAAAGCCGCAAAAGTAATGGGCGATTATACCGATATTGAAATCACAGAGGCGCATCATCGCCATAAAGTGGATGCCCCGTCAGGCACGGCACTGGCGATGGGGGAAGTTATCGCTCAGGCGCTGGATAAAAATCTTGCTGATTGTGCGGTGTATAGCAGAGAAGGGCATACGGGTGAACGCATACCGGGAAGCATCGGTTTTGCCACCGTGCGGGCAGGTGACATCATTGGTGAACATACAGCGATGTTTGCCGATATTGGCGAGCGTATAGAAATTACGCATAAAGCCTCCAGCCGTATGACTTTCGCGAATGGTGCTATTAAATCCGCATTGTGGCTAAAATCGAGAGAGAGAGGTCTTTTTGATATGAAAGATGTTCTGGGGTTAAACAATTTATAG
- the carB gene encoding carbamoyl-phosphate synthase large subunit yields the protein MPKRTDIKSILILGAGPIVIGQACEFDYSGAQACKALREEGYRVILVNSNPATIMTDPEMADATYIEPIHWEVVRKIIEKERPDAVLPTMGGQTALNCALELERQGVLDEFGVTMIGATADAIDKAEDRRRFDVAMKKIGLDTARSGIAHTMEEALAVAADVGYPCIIRPSFTMGGTGGGIAYNREEFEEICERGLDLSPTKELLIDESLIGWKEYEMEVVRDKNDNCIIVCSIENFDAMGIHTGDSITVAPAQTLTDKEYQIMRNASMAVLREIGVETGGSNVQFSVNPKDGRLIVIEMNPRVSRSSALASKATGFPIAKVAAKLAVGYTLDELMNDITGGRTPASFEPSIDYVVTKIPRFNFEKFVGANDRLTTQMKSVGEVMAIGRTQQESLQKALRGLEVGATGLDPKVNLDDADALTKIRRELKDAGAERIWYIADAFRAGFSVDGVFNLTNIDRWFLVQIEELVRLEEKVAEVGITGLNADFLRQLKRKGFADARLAQLAGVRESEVRKLRDQYNLHPVYKRVDTCAAEFATDTAYMYSTWEDECEANPSVDRDKIMVLGGGPNRIGQGIEFDYCCVHASLALREDGYETIMVNCNPETVSTDYDTSDRLYFEPVTLEDVLEIVRIEKPKGVIVQYGGQTPLKLARALEAAGVPVIGTSPDAIDRAEDRERFQQAVDRLKLKQPANATVTAIEMAVEKAKEIGYPLVVRPSYVLGGRAMEIVYDETDLRRYFLTAVSVSNDAPVLLDRFLDDAVEVDVDAICDGEMVLIGGIMEHIEQAGVHSGDSACSLPAYTLSQEIQDVMRQQVQKLAFELQVRGLMNVQFAVKDNEVYLIEVNPRAARTVPFVSKATGVPLAKVAARVMAGKSLAEQGVTKEIIPPYYSVKEVVLPFNKFPGVDPLLGPEMRSTGEVMGVGRTFAEAFAKAQLGSNSTMKKQGRALLSVREGDKERVVDLAAKLLKQGFELDATHGTAVVLGEAGINPRLVNKVHEGRPHIQDRIKNGEYTYIINTTAGRQAIEDSRLIRRSALQYKVHYDTTLNGGFATAMALNADATEKVTSVQEMHAQIQK from the coding sequence ATGCCAAAACGTACAGATATTAAAAGCATCCTGATCCTTGGCGCTGGCCCGATTGTCATCGGTCAGGCGTGTGAATTTGACTACTCCGGTGCACAGGCGTGTAAAGCGCTGCGCGAAGAGGGTTACCGCGTCATTCTGGTGAACTCCAATCCGGCAACCATCATGACCGACCCGGAAATGGCCGATGCAACCTATATTGAGCCAATCCACTGGGAAGTCGTGCGTAAGATCATTGAAAAAGAGCGCCCGGATGCCGTTCTGCCGACGATGGGCGGCCAGACAGCACTGAACTGCGCGCTGGAGCTGGAACGTCAGGGCGTACTCGACGAATTTGGCGTCACCATGATTGGTGCCACTGCCGACGCCATTGATAAAGCCGAAGATCGTCGTCGTTTCGACGTCGCGATGAAAAAAATCGGCCTTGATACCGCACGTTCCGGCATTGCTCACACTATGGAAGAAGCGCTGGCGGTGGCCGCCGATGTGGGCTATCCCTGCATTATTCGCCCGTCCTTTACCATGGGCGGTACCGGTGGCGGCATTGCGTACAACCGCGAAGAGTTTGAAGAGATTTGCGAGCGTGGACTGGATCTTTCTCCGACCAAAGAGCTGCTGATTGATGAGTCGCTGATTGGCTGGAAAGAGTATGAAATGGAAGTGGTGCGCGATAAAAATGATAACTGTATTATCGTTTGCTCCATCGAAAACTTCGACGCCATGGGGATCCATACCGGCGATTCTATTACGGTTGCGCCAGCTCAGACCCTGACCGATAAAGAATATCAAATCATGCGTAACGCCTCGATGGCGGTGCTGCGTGAAATTGGCGTTGAAACCGGCGGCTCTAACGTACAGTTCTCGGTAAATCCGAAAGATGGTCGCCTGATTGTTATCGAAATGAACCCGCGCGTTTCCCGTTCTTCAGCGCTGGCATCAAAAGCGACCGGCTTCCCAATAGCCAAAGTTGCCGCCAAGCTGGCGGTGGGTTACACCCTCGACGAGCTGATGAATGATATTACCGGCGGTCGCACTCCGGCCTCATTTGAGCCTTCCATCGATTACGTTGTGACAAAAATTCCGCGCTTTAACTTTGAAAAATTCGTCGGCGCCAACGACCGTCTGACCACCCAGATGAAATCGGTGGGTGAGGTGATGGCGATTGGCCGTACGCAGCAGGAATCGCTGCAAAAAGCCCTGCGCGGTCTTGAAGTAGGTGCGACCGGGCTGGATCCGAAAGTCAATCTTGATGATGCCGATGCGCTGACCAAAATCCGCCGCGAGCTGAAAGATGCAGGTGCAGAGCGTATCTGGTATATCGCTGATGCTTTCCGCGCCGGTTTCTCGGTCGATGGCGTATTCAATCTGACAAATATCGACCGCTGGTTCCTGGTGCAAATCGAAGAACTGGTTCGACTGGAAGAGAAGGTTGCAGAGGTCGGCATCACTGGTCTGAACGCGGATTTCCTGCGTCAGTTAAAACGTAAAGGCTTTGCTGATGCTCGTCTGGCTCAGCTGGCAGGCGTGCGCGAGTCTGAAGTGCGCAAGCTGCGCGACCAGTACAACCTACACCCGGTGTATAAGCGTGTTGATACCTGTGCAGCAGAATTTGCCACGGATACGGCGTATATGTACTCCACCTGGGAAGACGAGTGCGAAGCGAACCCTTCGGTCGATCGTGACAAAATTATGGTGCTTGGCGGCGGTCCAAACCGTATCGGCCAGGGCATTGAATTTGACTACTGCTGCGTCCACGCATCGCTGGCGCTACGTGAAGATGGTTATGAAACCATTATGGTCAACTGTAACCCGGAAACGGTTTCTACCGATTACGATACCTCCGATCGTTTGTACTTCGAACCGGTAACGCTGGAAGACGTGCTGGAAATCGTACGCATCGAAAAACCAAAAGGCGTTATCGTACAGTACGGCGGTCAGACGCCGCTGAAACTGGCGCGTGCGCTGGAAGCCGCAGGCGTACCGGTTATCGGTACCAGCCCGGACGCGATTGACCGTGCGGAAGACCGTGAGCGTTTCCAGCAGGCCGTAGATCGCCTGAAACTGAAGCAACCGGCCAACGCTACCGTGACCGCTATCGAAATGGCAGTAGAGAAAGCGAAAGAAATTGGTTACCCGCTGGTGGTGCGTCCTTCTTATGTGCTTGGCGGTCGGGCAATGGAAATCGTCTACGACGAAACCGACCTGCGTCGCTACTTCCTGACCGCGGTCAGCGTCTCTAATGATGCCCCGGTACTGCTGGATCGCTTCCTTGACGATGCGGTCGAGGTCGATGTGGATGCCATCTGCGACGGCGAAATGGTGCTGATTGGCGGCATTATGGAGCATATTGAACAGGCGGGTGTACACTCTGGTGACTCAGCCTGTTCGCTGCCTGCCTATACGTTGAGCCAGGAAATTCAGGACGTAATGCGTCAGCAGGTGCAGAAACTGGCTTTCGAATTGCAGGTGCGCGGTTTAATGAATGTGCAATTTGCGGTGAAAGACAATGAAGTGTACCTGATTGAAGTTAACCCGCGCGCCGCGCGTACCGTGCCGTTTGTCTCTAAAGCTACCGGCGTACCGCTGGCGAAAGTGGCGGCTCGCGTGATGGCCGGAAAATCACTTGCCGAACAGGGCGTAACCAAAGAAATCATCCCGCCCTATTATTCAGTGAAAGAAGTGGTCTTACCGTTTAACAAATTCCCCGGCGTTGACCCGCTATTGGGGCCAGAAATGCGCTCTACCGGTGAAGTGATGGGCGTAGGCCGTACTTTTGCCGAAGCTTTTGCCAAAGCCCAGTTGGGCAGCAACTCGACCATGAAGAAACAGGGGCGCGCGCTGCTTTCCGTTCGTGAAGGTGACAAGGAGCGGGTGGTGGACCTGGCGGCGAAACTGCTTAAACAGGGCTTCGAACTGGATGCGACCCATGGTACGGCAGTGGTACTGGGCGAAGCCGGGATTAACCCGCGTCTGGTCAATAAAGTGCATGAAGGGCGTCCGCATATTCAGGATCGCATTAAGAATGGCGAATATACCTACATCATTAATACCACCGCAGGTCGTCAGGCAATTGAAGACTCCAGGCTTATCCGCCGGAGTGCACTTCAGTATAAAGTGCATTATGACACCACCCTGAACGGCGGTTTCGCCACTGCGATGGCGCTTAATGCCGATGCGACTGAGAAAGTTACATCGGTACAGGAGATGCACGCGCAGATCCAAAAATAA
- a CDS encoding YgdI/YgdR family lipoprotein — protein MRKNLFISSLFAAAALLTVAGCSSNQAVKTTDGKTIVTDGKPEVDSDTGLVSYENAETGKTEQINRDQVKGMNELDN, from the coding sequence ATGCGCAAGAATCTTTTTATCTCTTCACTTTTTGCTGCCGCAGCCCTGTTAACCGTCGCCGGTTGTTCCTCTAACCAGGCCGTTAAGACTACCGATGGCAAAACGATTGTGACCGATGGCAAGCCAGAAGTGGACAGCGATACCGGTCTGGTTTCCTATGAAAATGCTGAAACCGGTAAAACCGAGCAAATTAACCGCGATCAGGTTAAAGGAATGAATGAACTCGATAATTAA